One Penaeus monodon isolate SGIC_2016 chromosome 37, NSTDA_Pmon_1, whole genome shotgun sequence genomic region harbors:
- the LOC119596194 gene encoding uncharacterized protein LOC119596194 gives MRCWKGRTPTCRSTCIMTSLRNGAIYSRLLVGKSIYNTASMYLCYFNWRFLGLKCCVSCRIRWYNSYYQPVVVAKRTQFLLYSAYLDNRIATDVRPCIRILAYSKDTNPTAPWCSIWFNTTGPPAVSRVIRIDYLDWQPRSDDRHMTFLLTCRIPKYNSHLAPLSVSVVSRPCEKSIMTLLKVIGSMERNTTTALVNSSKNKESSPVWNAAVCGPAVSYYHEDVSIQLVEWLELLRALGFARVFLYETDVHPNIEKVLRYYEAEGFVGVTKFAYLVNDPILRK, from the exons ATGAGATGCTGGAAAGGACGCACCCCAACTTGCCGATCAACATGTATCATGACCTCGCTGCGAAACGGTGCCATTTACTCCCGTCTTTTAGTAGGTAAGTCCATCTACAACACTGCTTCCATGTACTTATGCTATTTCAATTGGAGGTTCCTTGGACTAAAGTGTTGTGTGTCTTGCAGAATAAGGTGGTATAATAGTTATTACCAGCCCGTGGTAGTTGCCAAGCGCACCCAGTTCCTCCTCTATTCAGCTTACTTGGATAACCGTATTGCTACTG acgTGCGACCCTGTATCCGTATCCTTGCATACAGCAAAGACACGAATCCTACAGCTCCTTGGTGCAGCATCTGGTTCAACACAACGGGGCCGCCCGCCGTCTCGCGCGTCATCAGAATCG ATTACTTGGATTGGCAACCCAGGTCAGACGATCGCCACATGACCTTCCTGCTCACGTGTCGAATCCCGAAGTACAATTCTCACCTCGCGCCCTTATCGGTGTCCGTTGTGAGTCGCCCGTGTGAGAAGTCCATTATGACTTTGTTGAAG GTAATTGGATCTATGGAACGCAACACTACAACTGCTTTGGTTAACTCAAGCAAGAATAAAGAAAG CTCGCCTGTGTGGAACGCGGCCGTGTGCGGGCCGGCGGTCTCCTACTACCACGAAGACGTTTCCATCCAGCTAGTCGAGTGGCTGGAGCTCCTGAGGGCTTTGGGCTTCGCCAGGGTGTTCCTGTACGAGACGGACGTCCACCCCAACATCGAGAAGGTCCTGCGCTACTACGAGGCCGAGGGATTCGTTGGTGTCACTAAATTCGCATACCTGGTCAACGATCCCATCCTGCGCAAGTAA
- the LOC119596195 gene encoding uncharacterized protein LOC119596195 translates to MAHQIVKYFFLLLLLWMISFTLVLFYAYVSHQKVMNIRSINIQVSRSIGTPAWIKSNESQPPPSGPSDPVSCECQLRNLSSYVLYEAQLSLPVPWLNLTSKEVLERTHPNLPVNMYNDVASMKWCKMLPALSTIKWQNTYYQPVRVLQRTQFFFYSAFLDNRIATDVRPCIRILAYSKDTNPTAPWCRIWFNTTGPPAVSPVVRIDYLDWQPRSDDRHMTFLLTCRIPKYDSHLAPLSVSVVSRPCEKYTKNLLKVFGSMKRNTTAALVNSSKNKESSPVWNAAVCGPALSYYHEDVSIQLVEWLELLRALGFARVFLYETDVHPNIEKVLRYYEAEGFVGVTKFAYLVNDPILRKLK, encoded by the exons atacttcttcctcttgcttcttcTGTGGATGATTTCATTTACCCTCGTCCTGTTTTATGCATATGTGTCCCATCAAAAAGTCATGAATATACGCAGCATCAATATTCAAGTAAGTCGGAGCATAGGAACACCGGCCTGGATTAAGAGCAATGAGAGTCAACCACCACCGTCAGGCCCCAGTGACCCAGTGTCCTGCGAGTGTCAGTTGAGAAACCTAAGTTCTTACGTACTCTACGAAGCACAGCTGTCTCTCCCGGTGCCTTGGTTGAATCTGACGTCCAAGGAAGTGCTGGAGAGAACGCACCCCAACTTACCGGTCAACATGTACAATGACGTCGCCAGTATGAAATGGTGTAAAATGCTCCCAGCTTTAAGCAC GATAAAGTGGCAAAATACTTATTACCAACCCGTGAGAGTGTTGCAGCGCACCCAATTCTTTTTCTATTCGGCTTTCTTGGATAACCGTATTGCTACTG ACGTGCGACCCTGCATCCGTATCCTGGCGTACAGCAAAGACACGAATCCTACAGCTCCTTGGTGCCGCATCTGGTTCAACACAACGGGGCCGCCCGCCGTCTCCCCCGTCGTCAGAATCG ATTACTTGGACTGGCAACCCAGGTCAGACGATCGCCACATGACCTTCCTGCTCACGTGTCGAATCCCGAAGTACGATTCTCACCTCGCGCCCCTATCGGTGTCCGTTGTGAGTCGCCCGTGTGAGAAGTACACTAAGAATTTGCTGAAg GTATTTGGGTCTATGAAACGCAACACTACAGCCGCTTTGGTTAACTCAAGCAAGAATAAAGAAAG CTCGCCTGTGTGGAACGCGGCCGTGTGCGGGCCGGCGCTCTCCTACTACCACGAAGACGTTTCCATCCAGCTAGTCGAGTGGCTGGAGCTCCTGAGGGCTTTGGGCTTCGCCAGGGTGTTCCTGTACGAGACGGACGTCCACCCCAACATCGAGAAGGTCCTGCGCTACTACGAGGCCGAGGGATTCGTTGGTGTCACTAAGTTCGCATACCTTGTCAACGATCCCATCCTGCGCAA attaaaataa